One genomic window of Mucilaginibacter sp. SJ includes the following:
- a CDS encoding (deoxy)nucleoside triphosphate pyrophosphohydrolase, giving the protein MIKVTCAIIVNADGLVFAAQRSAAMSLPLKWEFPGGKIEPGETAEACLIREIKEELHVDVEIVASLPANTHQYPNVTIQLIPFVCRITSGQIVLKEHLDFKWLPKDELLALDWAEADVAIVKYYIET; this is encoded by the coding sequence GTGATCAAAGTAACATGCGCTATCATTGTTAATGCTGACGGACTTGTTTTTGCTGCCCAGCGGAGCGCAGCCATGAGCCTGCCTTTAAAATGGGAGTTCCCCGGTGGTAAAATTGAACCCGGCGAAACCGCCGAAGCCTGCCTCATCCGCGAGATTAAGGAAGAGCTTCATGTGGATGTGGAAATAGTAGCCTCTTTGCCGGCCAATACACACCAATATCCTAACGTTACCATACAGCTAATTCCCTTTGTTTGTAGAATTACTTCGGGGCAGATTGTGTTAAAAGAGCATCTTGATTTTAAATGGTTGCCTAAAGATGAATTATTAGCTTTGGATTGGGCGGAGGCGGATGTGGCGATTGTTAAATATTATATAGAAACCTAA
- a CDS encoding NADP-dependent oxidoreductase, translating into MKAIILKDFGGVENLVPAEIPVPTIAADEVLVKLKAISINPVDVKTRSGKGVAGLIKDESPIILGWDISGEITEVGADVTGFKPGDEVFAMIDFPKTGKAYAEYVKAKANELALKPAGVSHEEAAAATLAALTAWQAFHSNAPVNPGDRVLIHAASGGVGHYAVQIAKHLGAYVIATSSAANRDFVLDLGADEHIDYQAQPFETATSNIDFVLDTIGGEYIDRSLQVMKKDGTIISIVSGMNETVTPKANALGINGHNTRVKPNAENMATIAGLLQKGIIKSHVSKVFPFEQMADAHLQLESGRTVGKVVLVF; encoded by the coding sequence ATGAAAGCAATAATTTTAAAAGACTTTGGCGGGGTTGAAAACCTGGTACCTGCCGAAATACCTGTACCAACCATAGCTGCCGATGAAGTGCTGGTAAAACTGAAAGCCATCAGCATAAACCCTGTGGATGTTAAAACCCGCTCGGGAAAAGGCGTTGCAGGGCTTATTAAGGACGAGTCGCCGATTATTTTGGGCTGGGATATTTCGGGCGAGATCACCGAAGTGGGCGCGGATGTTACCGGCTTCAAACCCGGCGACGAGGTTTTTGCCATGATAGATTTCCCCAAAACCGGTAAAGCCTATGCCGAATATGTTAAGGCAAAAGCTAATGAACTTGCACTGAAACCAGCCGGCGTCAGTCATGAGGAGGCTGCGGCGGCTACACTTGCCGCGCTTACCGCCTGGCAGGCTTTCCACAGCAACGCGCCTGTTAACCCCGGCGACCGGGTATTGATCCACGCCGCATCCGGAGGGGTTGGTCATTACGCTGTGCAGATAGCTAAACATTTGGGCGCCTATGTTATTGCTACTTCTTCGGCTGCCAACCGCGATTTTGTGTTGGACCTTGGTGCCGATGAGCATATCGACTATCAGGCACAGCCCTTTGAAACCGCTACCAGCAATATCGATTTTGTGCTTGATACCATTGGCGGCGAATATATTGACCGCTCGCTGCAGGTGATGAAAAAAGACGGCACCATTATAAGCATCGTTTCCGGCATGAACGAAACCGTTACCCCAAAAGCCAATGCGCTGGGCATTAACGGCCACAACACCAGGGTAAAACCCAATGCCGAAAACATGGCCACCATTGCCGGTTTGCTGCAAAAAGGGATCATTAAATCGCACGTATCCAAAGTGTTTCCGTTTGAGCAAATGGCTGATGCGCATTTGCAGCTGGAAAGCGGGAGGACCGTTGGGAAAGTGGTGTTGGTGTTTTAA
- the ypfJ gene encoding KPN_02809 family neutral zinc metallopeptidase, whose translation MQWFGRRESDNVDDERGGGGGRLAIGGGVLGIIAAAIYFFTGVDPSALFNQVATNQPARQEQTVNNGPEDEGKKFVRVVLADTEDIWTKLFNDMGRTYEKPRLTLFSDYVQSACGNASSASGPFYCPGDSRVYIDLSFYDELKNRFGAAGDFAQAYVIAHEVGHHVQNLLGISQKMDQARSRLSERAYNKLSVKLELQADFYAGVWAHYEKTMKNVLDKGDIEEALNAANAIGDDRLQKQAQGHVEPDSFTHGTSAQRMYWFKKGFDTGDINQGDTFGNGDLD comes from the coding sequence ATGCAATGGTTTGGCAGACGCGAAAGCGATAACGTAGATGATGAACGCGGCGGTGGCGGCGGCAGGTTAGCCATTGGCGGTGGCGTACTTGGTATTATAGCGGCCGCTATTTATTTTTTTACAGGGGTCGATCCTTCGGCGCTGTTTAACCAGGTAGCAACCAACCAGCCGGCCCGGCAGGAGCAAACCGTTAATAACGGTCCCGAAGATGAAGGCAAGAAATTTGTGCGCGTAGTTTTGGCCGATACCGAAGATATCTGGACAAAACTGTTTAACGACATGGGCCGTACTTATGAAAAGCCGCGTTTAACACTATTTAGCGACTATGTACAGTCGGCTTGCGGTAATGCCAGTTCGGCAAGCGGCCCGTTTTATTGCCCCGGCGATTCGCGGGTATATATTGATCTTTCTTTTTACGATGAGTTGAAGAACCGTTTCGGTGCCGCCGGCGATTTTGCGCAGGCCTATGTAATAGCGCATGAGGTTGGCCATCATGTACAAAACCTTTTGGGGATCTCACAAAAAATGGATCAGGCACGGTCGCGTTTGAGCGAACGCGCATACAATAAGCTTTCTGTAAAATTGGAGCTGCAGGCCGACTTTTATGCCGGCGTTTGGGCGCATTACGAAAAAACCATGAAAAACGTGCTTGATAAAGGTGACATTGAAGAAGCCCTGAACGCGGCCAACGCCATAGGTGACGACCGATTACAAAAACAAGCACAGGGCCATGTAGAACCCGATAGTTTTACCCATGGTACCAGTGCCCAGCGCATGTACTGGTTTAAAAAAGGTTTCGACACCGGTGATATTAATCAGGGAGATACTTTTGGAAATGGGGATTTGGATTGA
- a CDS encoding SIMPL domain-containing protein, producing MKKLFILAALLATTIGAFAQNVDLRRKIEVTGIAEQEVTPDIINVTISLQEYMDGKKHIAINDLEDQLEKAVKDAGIPSSDFTVNNVSAWNNTYQKKKAPDFLASKQYGLRVRDLNKFNQIMSKIDPKGIQATNIESYDYSKMADLKRDLKIKALLAARDKATYLLAALGEKLGGAINITESDNSSFPQPRMYAANMMTFKASADSNVGDSDISFKNIKLSFQIQAVFEIVK from the coding sequence ATGAAAAAGCTATTTATCCTTGCCGCACTATTAGCAACTACCATTGGCGCATTTGCCCAAAACGTTGACCTTAGGCGTAAAATTGAAGTTACCGGCATTGCCGAGCAGGAGGTTACTCCTGATATTATAAACGTGACCATATCACTACAGGAATACATGGACGGCAAAAAGCACATTGCCATTAACGACCTGGAAGATCAGCTGGAAAAAGCCGTTAAAGACGCCGGCATTCCATCGTCAGATTTTACGGTGAACAATGTATCTGCCTGGAACAATACCTATCAAAAGAAAAAAGCACCCGACTTTTTGGCCAGCAAACAATACGGCCTGCGTGTGCGCGACCTGAACAAGTTTAACCAAATCATGTCGAAAATTGATCCTAAAGGGATTCAGGCTACCAATATTGAAAGCTACGACTATTCAAAAATGGCCGATTTAAAGCGCGACCTTAAAATAAAAGCCCTATTGGCCGCACGCGATAAAGCAACCTACCTGTTGGCTGCCCTTGGCGAAAAATTGGGCGGCGCTATCAATATTACCGAAAGCGATAACAGCAGCTTCCCGCAGCCTCGCATGTATGCCGCCAATATGATGACATTCAAAGCATCGGCAGATAGCAATGTTGGTGATTCGGATATCAGTTTCAAAAACATCAAACTAAGTTTCCAGATCCAGGCCGTGTTTGAGATTGTGAAATAA
- the ku gene encoding non-homologous end joining protein Ku, translated as MRSIWKGSIGFGLVSIPVKLYSAVQTSSLDFDMLDSRDHARIRFQRVNENTHKEVPYDKIVKGYKLDEDYVIMDEQDFEDAAPEKSKVIEIESFVDIADVNPMFYETSYYTEPDTKNNKAYALLIQALTQSKKAGLARFVLRSTESLCIVHPLKNVLVVTRIRFGQEIRDTEDLNLPDKIEVSKKELDMGLTLINQYAEDFDVSKFKDEYNDELLRIIEAKSKGKRAKVKKLKPRKTGSDDLYDQLMASLKSKKGA; from the coding sequence ATGAGATCGATATGGAAAGGTTCGATAGGTTTTGGGCTGGTGAGCATCCCTGTTAAATTATATTCGGCAGTACAAACCAGCTCGCTTGATTTTGATATGCTGGATAGCCGTGATCATGCACGCATCCGTTTTCAGCGGGTAAACGAAAATACCCACAAGGAAGTCCCTTACGATAAAATTGTAAAAGGCTATAAGCTTGATGAAGATTACGTGATCATGGACGAACAGGACTTTGAGGATGCAGCCCCCGAAAAAAGCAAGGTGATTGAAATTGAAAGCTTTGTAGATATTGCCGATGTAAACCCCATGTTTTACGAAACATCATACTATACCGAGCCCGATACCAAAAACAACAAAGCCTATGCCCTGCTTATCCAGGCACTTACGCAATCAAAAAAAGCAGGGCTGGCCCGTTTTGTGCTGCGCAGCACCGAAAGCCTTTGTATCGTTCACCCGCTTAAAAATGTACTGGTAGTAACCCGCATCCGTTTTGGACAGGAGATCCGTGACACGGAAGACCTTAACCTGCCCGATAAAATTGAGGTAAGTAAAAAGGAACTGGATATGGGCCTCACCCTGATCAACCAGTACGCCGAAGATTTTGATGTGTCTAAATTTAAAGACGAGTATAATGATGAGCTGCTCAGGATCATCGAGGCCAAATCAAAAGGCAAACGCGCCAAAGTTAAAAAGCTTAAGCCCCGTAAAACAGGTAGCGATGATTTGTACGACCAGCTGATGGCCAGTTTAAAAAGCAAGAAAGGGGCTTAA
- a CDS encoding YciE/YciF ferroxidase family protein: MATTKVKTPEQTNDVQESALNELFIDELKDIYWAEKHLTKALPKMAKAATSDELRSAIENHLAETERQVIRLEDAFASIGQKAVAVKCEAMAGLIKEGEEIISETEKGSITRDAGIISAAQKIEHYEIASYGTLRTLAGVLGYDHAAELLDSTLQEEKTCDSLLTQIAEAGINQASKAEKA; this comes from the coding sequence ATGGCAACTACTAAAGTAAAAACACCCGAACAAACTAACGATGTGCAGGAATCGGCACTGAATGAATTATTTATTGATGAATTAAAAGACATTTACTGGGCCGAAAAACATCTTACAAAAGCACTGCCCAAAATGGCTAAAGCGGCAACATCCGATGAATTACGCTCGGCTATCGAAAACCACCTGGCCGAGACCGAACGGCAGGTGATTCGTTTGGAAGATGCATTTGCTTCTATTGGCCAAAAAGCGGTGGCTGTAAAATGTGAAGCGATGGCTGGCCTCATCAAAGAAGGTGAAGAAATTATATCAGAAACCGAAAAAGGCAGTATTACCCGTGATGCCGGTATTATTTCTGCAGCTCAAAAAATTGAGCATTACGAAATAGCGTCATACGGCACCCTCCGCACGCTGGCCGGTGTGCTGGGCTATGACCATGCGGCCGAATTGCTTGATTCAACCCTGCAGGAAGAAAAAACCTGCGACAGCCTGCTTACTCAAATTGCCGAAGCCGGTATCAACCAGGCATCAAAAGCCGAAAAAGCTTAA
- a CDS encoding lmo0937 family membrane protein, whose amino-acid sequence MNSLLYIIAVILIIGWAIGVFFTTVGGLIHILLVIAIIALLLGVIRRSTAI is encoded by the coding sequence ATGAACTCACTCCTGTATATCATTGCAGTCATCCTTATAATAGGATGGGCAATCGGCGTATTTTTTACAACGGTAGGCGGCCTGATCCACATTTTGCTGGTGATAGCTATTATCGCGCTTCTGTTAGGCGTAATCAGGCGGTCGACAGCTATATAA
- a CDS encoding N-acetylmuramoyl-L-alanine amidase — protein MAVVATISACSPKVQPFAATNKVYHNQTDSLVEVISREQPAMLVDSAGGAIPSEWVGTVNFNLRKPNYVIIHYTAQDSVKQTLNTFTLVKPQVSAHYVVSKDGKVYHMLNDYLRAWHAGISKWGSITDMNSCSIGIEIDNNGHEPFNEVQVKSLLALLAQLKKTYNIPQANFIGHQDIAPLRKPDPGPLFPWKLLAQKGFGLWREELLELPPDNFDYATALKLIGYDISNLPVAIVAFKRHFVQTDETPVMTQLDLNILYNVYRKY, from the coding sequence ATGGCAGTTGTAGCCACCATCAGCGCATGTTCGCCTAAAGTTCAACCCTTCGCTGCCACGAATAAAGTATACCACAACCAAACTGATTCATTAGTAGAGGTAATTAGCCGCGAGCAGCCGGCCATGCTGGTTGACAGCGCGGGGGGCGCCATTCCTTCTGAGTGGGTTGGCACCGTGAATTTCAACCTGCGCAAGCCCAACTATGTCATTATACATTACACTGCCCAGGATTCGGTTAAGCAAACCCTCAATACTTTTACCCTGGTAAAGCCACAGGTAAGTGCCCACTATGTGGTAAGTAAAGATGGCAAGGTTTACCACATGCTTAATGATTACCTGCGGGCCTGGCATGCCGGCATCAGCAAATGGGGTAGTATTACCGATATGAACAGCTGTTCCATCGGCATTGAGATAGACAATAACGGGCACGAGCCTTTTAATGAGGTACAGGTAAAAAGTCTGCTTGCTTTATTGGCTCAGCTCAAAAAAACCTACAACATTCCGCAGGCAAATTTTATCGGGCACCAGGATATAGCACCATTGCGCAAACCCGATCCGGGGCCATTATTTCCCTGGAAATTGTTAGCACAAAAAGGCTTTGGTCTTTGGCGCGAAGAACTGCTTGAACTTCCGCCCGATAATTTCGATTATGCTACCGCGCTTAAACTGATCGGTTATGATATCAGTAACCTCCCGGTAGCCATTGTTGCCTTTAAGCGGCACTTTGTACAAACGGATGAAACACCGGTAATGACTCAGCTGGATTTGAATATTCTTTATAACGTTTACAGGAAATATTAG
- a CDS encoding AraC family transcriptional regulator — translation MQIAPHPLLSGIVKHYLIIAHNQHVAMNYRLFSDGNPGMVFHRKEPLLQYNQQHTVASKQPGSFVYGQITRYNDIISAGELAMLIVVLKPNALLPLLGVAANELNDNTVSLKDLFGQDALDLEDRIANSINLAAAATLAEQFLLKKIASKAKHAGITDQAINIIHANKGIIGIKNLLDVMPVTERQLERKFNEEVGISPKKFIDAVKFQTYLKQLQKLSSIKELSSLSCACGYYDQAHLNNFFRKHTGLTPLQYKANHHLLAINFMPLV, via the coding sequence GTGCAAATAGCGCCACATCCATTGCTTTCGGGTATTGTTAAGCACTATTTAATTATAGCGCATAATCAGCATGTTGCCATGAACTACCGTCTGTTTTCGGACGGCAACCCCGGAATGGTGTTTCATAGAAAAGAACCTTTACTCCAATACAACCAGCAACACACGGTTGCCAGCAAGCAACCCGGCAGTTTTGTTTACGGGCAAATAACCCGCTATAATGATATTATTTCGGCCGGTGAACTGGCTATGCTGATTGTGGTTTTGAAACCTAACGCTTTGCTACCATTACTTGGTGTAGCCGCAAATGAACTAAATGACAATACCGTATCATTAAAAGACCTCTTCGGGCAGGATGCCCTTGATTTGGAAGACCGCATTGCAAATTCCATTAACCTCGCGGCAGCAGCTACCCTTGCCGAACAATTTTTACTAAAAAAAATAGCCTCCAAAGCTAAACACGCAGGTATTACAGATCAGGCCATAAACATTATTCATGCAAACAAGGGTATTATCGGCATTAAAAACTTATTGGATGTGATGCCTGTAACCGAACGGCAGCTTGAGCGTAAGTTCAATGAGGAAGTTGGCATATCTCCTAAAAAATTCATTGATGCCGTTAAGTTTCAAACCTATCTTAAACAACTTCAAAAGCTATCTTCAATAAAAGAGCTAAGCTCATTGAGTTGTGCCTGCGGATACTATGACCAGGCGCATCTTAATAATTTTTTCCGGAAACATACAGGCCTTACTCCCCTTCAATACAAAGCCAATCATCATCTGTTGGCTATAAACTTTATGCCGCTCGTTTAA
- a CDS encoding nitrilase family protein gives MALVVLKKDDQRMENLTIATAQFENRSGDKAYNLSVIEQMAASAAAKGAKAIAFHECSITGYTFARKLNKAQMLDLAEEIPEGPSIAALTEYARRYDIAILAGLFEKDKDDNLFKAYVCVDKTGLIAKHRKLHPFINPHLLPGTAYTVFDLYGWKCGILICYDNNVIENVRATTLLGAQVIFMPHVTMCTPSTRPGAGFVDPELWKDKEANAVLLRQEFDDLKGRQWLMKWLPARAYDNAIYAVFANPIGMDDDQLKNGCSMILDPYGDIIAECRSLDNELVLAELTADKLTKAGGYRYIQARKPELYGDIIGREHESFQKVVWL, from the coding sequence ATGGCTCTGGTAGTTTTGAAAAAAGATGATCAGCGTATGGAAAACCTAACAATCGCCACTGCTCAATTTGAAAACAGAAGCGGTGATAAAGCCTATAATTTATCAGTTATTGAGCAAATGGCGGCGTCTGCCGCCGCAAAAGGAGCAAAAGCAATCGCTTTTCATGAATGTTCCATAACCGGCTACACCTTTGCCCGGAAACTTAACAAAGCACAGATGCTTGATCTGGCCGAAGAAATTCCGGAGGGACCGAGCATCGCTGCGTTAACCGAATACGCCCGACGATATGATATCGCCATACTGGCCGGTTTGTTTGAAAAAGACAAAGATGATAACTTGTTCAAGGCATATGTATGCGTTGACAAAACTGGGCTCATTGCCAAACATCGCAAACTACATCCATTTATCAATCCTCATCTTTTGCCGGGCACTGCGTATACTGTATTTGATTTATACGGATGGAAATGCGGAATCCTTATTTGTTATGATAATAATGTTATTGAAAACGTACGCGCAACCACCCTGCTTGGGGCGCAAGTTATTTTCATGCCGCACGTAACCATGTGTACACCATCAACCCGGCCCGGCGCCGGTTTTGTTGACCCGGAATTATGGAAAGACAAAGAAGCAAATGCTGTATTACTTCGCCAGGAGTTTGACGATCTTAAAGGCAGGCAATGGTTAATGAAATGGTTACCTGCCCGGGCATATGATAACGCAATTTATGCAGTATTCGCCAACCCGATAGGCATGGATGATGACCAACTGAAGAACGGCTGTTCTATGATCCTCGATCCTTACGGCGATATTATAGCCGAATGCCGATCATTAGACAATGAGCTTGTTTTGGCTGAGCTAACCGCCGATAAACTAACCAAAGCGGGTGGCTATCGTTACATCCAGGCCAGGAAGCCCGAACTATACGGGGATATTATCGGCCGTGAACATGAAAGCTTTCAAAAAGTGGTTTGGCTTTGA
- the serS gene encoding serine--tRNA ligase, whose protein sequence is MLQVSYIRDNREQVLERLAVKNFKQPQLVDEIIELDDKRRSTQTSMDNVSAEANAAAKQIGELMRAGKKEEAEGLKGKTGAWKEEIKKLGDLLTITEEELYQKLVLLPNLPHSSVPKGLTPEDNEVVLENGTKPELPADALPHWELTAKYNLIDFELGVKITGAGFPVYKNKGAKLQRALINYFIDEAEKAGYSEVSVPLMVNEASGFGTSQLPDKEGQMYHVGIDNLYLIPTAEVPITNLYREVILKEDQLPVRNCGHTPCFRREAGSYGSHVRGLNRLHQFDKVEIVTIAHPDKSYEILEQMSSHVQGLLQKLGLPYRVLRLCGGDMGFGSALTYDMETWSAAQQRWLEVSSVSNFETFQSNRLKLRFRNADGKTQLAHTLNGSALALPRIVATLLENNQTEKGIKVPEVLVPYTKFEWID, encoded by the coding sequence ATGCTGCAAGTTAGTTATATCCGTGATAACCGGGAACAGGTTTTGGAACGTTTGGCTGTAAAAAATTTTAAACAGCCCCAACTGGTTGATGAAATAATTGAACTGGACGACAAACGCCGCTCCACTCAAACCAGTATGGATAATGTTTCGGCCGAGGCCAATGCAGCTGCAAAACAAATAGGCGAGCTGATGCGTGCCGGTAAAAAAGAAGAAGCTGAAGGCCTTAAGGGCAAAACCGGCGCATGGAAAGAAGAGATCAAAAAGCTCGGCGACCTGCTTACTATTACCGAAGAAGAACTTTACCAAAAACTGGTATTGCTGCCCAATCTTCCGCATAGCTCGGTACCTAAAGGCCTAACTCCCGAAGATAATGAGGTAGTGTTGGAGAACGGCACAAAGCCTGAGCTGCCTGCCGATGCGCTACCGCATTGGGAACTGACCGCTAAATACAACCTGATTGATTTTGAACTCGGCGTTAAAATAACCGGCGCCGGTTTCCCTGTATATAAAAACAAAGGCGCTAAGCTGCAACGCGCACTGATCAATTACTTTATTGATGAAGCCGAAAAAGCAGGCTATAGCGAGGTAAGTGTGCCGCTGATGGTGAATGAAGCTTCTGGCTTTGGCACTTCACAATTGCCGGATAAAGAAGGTCAGATGTATCATGTAGGTATCGATAACCTGTACCTGATCCCTACTGCCGAAGTGCCTATTACCAACTTGTACCGCGAGGTGATATTAAAAGAAGATCAGTTACCGGTGCGTAACTGTGGTCATACACCATGTTTCCGTCGCGAGGCCGGTTCATATGGTTCACACGTACGTGGGCTGAACCGCTTGCACCAGTTTGATAAGGTGGAGATCGTGACTATTGCGCATCCGGATAAATCATACGAGATATTGGAACAGATGAGCAGCCACGTACAGGGCCTTTTACAGAAGTTAGGTTTACCATATCGCGTATTACGTCTTTGCGGCGGCGATATGGGCTTTGGCTCTGCTTTAACTTATGATATGGAAACCTGGAGCGCGGCACAGCAACGCTGGCTGGAAGTTTCATCAGTATCAAATTTTGAAACTTTCCAGAGCAACAGGCTTAAACTGCGTTTCCGGAATGCTGATGGTAAAACACAGTTGGCACATACGCTAAACGGCAGCGCACTGGCCTTGCCGCGTATTGTTGCTACTTTGTTAGAGAATAACCAAACTGAAAAAGGTATTAAAGTACCGGAAGTGCTTGTGCCTTATACTAAGTTTGAGTGGATTGATTAG
- the rsmI gene encoding 16S rRNA (cytidine(1402)-2'-O)-methyltransferase — protein sequence MNNPIGKLYLVPTPIGNLEDMTFRAIRVLKEVDLILAEDTRTSAPMLKHFEIHQKVFAHHQHNEHQSSNEIIKFLLQGKNIALISDAGTPAISDPGFFLVREALKFNIAVECLPGATAFVPALVNSGFPTDKFCFEGFLPLKKGRQTRYKFLAEEERTIILYESPHRLLKTLDEMATYFGADRQISVSRELTKMFEETVRGTVVEVKQYFETHPMKGEFVMCVAGATAKTAKGKYERDEEEE from the coding sequence ATGAACAATCCCATAGGCAAACTGTACTTAGTCCCCACCCCGATAGGTAATTTGGAGGATATGACCTTCAGGGCTATCCGTGTGTTAAAGGAGGTGGACCTGATACTGGCCGAGGATACCCGTACCTCCGCCCCGATGTTGAAACACTTTGAGATCCATCAAAAAGTATTTGCGCATCATCAGCATAACGAGCATCAATCGAGTAACGAGATCATTAAGTTTTTACTGCAGGGGAAAAATATCGCGCTCATTTCGGATGCAGGCACACCGGCCATTTCCGATCCGGGCTTTTTCCTGGTACGGGAAGCTTTAAAGTTTAATATCGCTGTAGAATGCCTGCCAGGCGCTACGGCCTTTGTACCTGCCCTGGTAAATTCGGGGTTCCCTACGGATAAGTTCTGTTTCGAGGGATTTTTACCATTAAAAAAAGGCCGCCAAACCCGGTATAAGTTTTTGGCCGAAGAAGAGCGGACCATCATACTATATGAGTCGCCCCACCGTTTGTTAAAAACACTGGACGAGATGGCAACCTATTTTGGGGCCGACAGGCAGATCTCGGTATCCCGCGAGCTTACCAAAATGTTTGAAGAAACTGTTAGGGGCACTGTAGTTGAAGTAAAACAATACTTTGAAACGCACCCCATGAAAGGCGAGTTTGTAATGTGTGTGGCCGGAGCAACAGCTAAAACGGCAAAAGGGAAATATGAAAGGGATGAGGAAGAAGAGTAA